The Chitinophaga flava genome has a segment encoding these proteins:
- a CDS encoding NAD(P)-dependent alcohol dehydrogenase: MEKFKVKAFGTEAADAPLKEISIERREVTPKDVEMDILFCGVCHSDLHTARNDWGGTIYPTVPGHEIVGRVTKIGDAVSKVKVGDLVAVGCLVDSCRECENCKQDLEQYCIPGFTLTYNGPDKYLGTPTYGGYAEKVTVDEHFVLKVPENLDPAGTAPLLCAGITTWSPLKHWKAGPGSNVAVIGLGGLGHMAIKLAKALGAHVTLFSRSPNKEKDALELGADHVVISTDDAQMKQVKGKFDLIIDTVPYVHDVNHYMSTLRVSGTLVLVGFFGNLEEMINTDPLIMGRRAIAGSVIGGIAETQEMLDFCGKHNITADIEIIRMQDINEAYERMLKSDVHYRFVVDMSSLKN, encoded by the coding sequence ATGGAAAAATTTAAAGTAAAAGCCTTTGGCACAGAGGCCGCCGATGCACCATTAAAAGAAATCAGTATCGAACGAAGGGAAGTAACACCGAAAGATGTGGAAATGGATATTTTATTTTGCGGTGTGTGCCACTCAGACCTGCATACTGCCCGTAATGATTGGGGTGGTACTATTTACCCGACTGTTCCCGGCCATGAAATTGTAGGCAGGGTAACTAAAATCGGTGATGCAGTTTCCAAAGTTAAAGTGGGAGATCTGGTGGCAGTAGGCTGTCTGGTTGATTCCTGCAGGGAGTGTGAAAACTGCAAACAGGATCTGGAACAGTATTGTATTCCTGGTTTTACCCTCACTTACAATGGCCCCGACAAATATCTGGGAACACCAACCTATGGTGGTTATGCTGAAAAGGTGACCGTAGATGAGCACTTCGTGTTAAAGGTACCTGAGAACCTGGACCCGGCTGGCACGGCTCCTTTGCTGTGTGCAGGCATCACTACCTGGTCTCCGTTGAAGCATTGGAAGGCGGGCCCCGGCAGTAATGTGGCGGTTATTGGTTTGGGAGGTCTCGGACATATGGCCATCAAACTGGCCAAAGCGCTGGGTGCACATGTTACGCTCTTCTCCAGATCTCCGAATAAGGAAAAGGATGCCCTGGAACTGGGAGCAGACCACGTGGTTATTTCTACAGATGATGCACAAATGAAGCAGGTGAAAGGAAAGTTTGATTTAATTATTGATACCGTTCCTTATGTACACGATGTCAATCATTATATGTCTACGTTGCGGGTGAGTGGTACACTGGTGCTGGTAGGTTTCTTTGGTAATCTGGAAGAGATGATAAACACAGATCCTTTGATCATGGGCAGAAGGGCAATAGCCGGTTCTGTGATAGGGGGCATCGCTGAAACGCAGGAGATGCTTGACTTCTGTGGCAAACATAATATCACGGCAGATATTGAAATCATTAGGATGCAGGATATTAATGAAGCTTACGAGCGAATGTTAAAAAGTGATGTACATTATCGGTTTGTGGTCGATATGTCTTCACTGAAAAACTAA
- a CDS encoding (R)-mandelonitrile lyase, translating to MGTTENGNMLFPQGEKAPADYFTGTAWVKILVPQDETGTYSIGDVVFEPGSRNNWHTHPAGQILLVTAGKGYYQEKGKPARLLTKGDVVVIPSGVVHWHGATRDSRFIHIAITNNTKDGAVKWLERVTDEEYDRVHQTGDDDPPPAVKLTETAIHNHKMLFPHDVSKLKETDPELIEVFNNFAYDEVVSYGGLDTRTRMVAIVASTIACQALSEFTFMANGALNAGVTPVELKEIVYQAVPYVGIAKVLDFIHATNEILQRRGVTLPLEKQTTTSRENRQEKGLAVQRSIFGDRIDKMYQEAPTDQLHIQQYLSANCFGDYITRKGLDLKTRELITYAMLISLGGVEAQVKGHVRGNVNVGNDKATLLSVTTQLLPYIGYPRTLNALQCLNEVIPD from the coding sequence ATGGGAACAACGGAAAACGGAAACATGCTTTTCCCCCAGGGGGAAAAAGCGCCGGCTGACTACTTCACTGGTACAGCCTGGGTGAAAATCCTGGTACCACAGGATGAAACAGGTACCTATTCCATTGGTGACGTGGTATTTGAACCAGGCAGCAGAAACAACTGGCATACACATCCGGCAGGACAAATCCTGCTGGTAACAGCAGGAAAAGGCTATTATCAGGAAAAAGGCAAACCAGCCAGATTACTGACCAAAGGTGATGTGGTGGTGATACCTTCCGGTGTAGTACACTGGCATGGCGCCACACGCGACAGCCGTTTCATACATATAGCGATTACCAACAACACTAAAGATGGGGCCGTGAAATGGCTGGAGCGTGTAACGGATGAAGAATATGATCGGGTACACCAAACCGGGGATGATGATCCGCCTCCGGCTGTGAAACTAACGGAAACGGCTATACATAATCATAAAATGTTATTCCCGCACGATGTGTCGAAGTTAAAGGAAACAGATCCCGAGCTGATTGAAGTGTTTAACAATTTTGCTTATGATGAAGTCGTGAGTTATGGTGGCCTCGACACCAGAACCAGGATGGTGGCGATTGTAGCGTCTACCATTGCCTGTCAGGCCCTCAGCGAATTTACCTTCATGGCCAACGGCGCCCTGAATGCCGGTGTTACACCCGTGGAACTGAAAGAGATCGTTTATCAGGCTGTCCCTTATGTGGGCATTGCCAAAGTATTGGATTTTATTCATGCTACCAACGAGATCCTGCAAAGAAGAGGGGTAACATTGCCATTGGAGAAACAAACGACTACCAGCAGGGAAAACCGCCAGGAGAAAGGATTGGCAGTACAGCGTTCTATCTTCGGCGACCGCATTGATAAAATGTATCAGGAAGCGCCAACAGACCAGCTGCATATTCAGCAATATCTTTCTGCCAATTGTTTTGGTGATTATATTACCCGTAAAGGATTGGATTTAAAAACAAGAGAACTGATCACCTATGCGATGCTCATTTCGTTGGGCGGAGTGGAAGCGCAGGTAAAAGGGCATGTCCGCGGTAATGTAAATGTAGGTAATGATAAGGCCACCCTGCTGAGTGTTACTACGCAACTACTGCCTTATATCGGTTATCCGAGGACGCTCAATGCCCTCCAGTGTTTAAATGAAGTAATACCGGATTAA